The sequence GCGGCCAGCTTCCGAATTTAAAAACATGGAAAGCCCAGCTGGGCCTTCCGCCTATCACCAGGAATCTGACACGGGCCGTGATTCGGGAACTGGGTTCAGGGTACAGAGGGTGGAGGACCTGATCCACCCCGACGGCCCGCCGCTCTGGAAGAGAGCCTACGACGTCTTTGGCTCCTCGGTTCTCCTGTTGGCCTTTTCCCCTATACTTGCTCTCGTTGCGGTCTACATCAAGATAGTATCACCCGGCCCGGTGTTCTTCCGCCAGGAAAGGGTCGGTTACCTGGGCCGCCCCTTCACCATGATCAAATTCCGCACCATGAGGACGGGCTCCGACAACGTGAGCGTTCACCAGGATTACCTGAAAGATATCATCGGCAGCGGCGACAAGGCCATGACCAAACTCGACACCGGCAAGGATGATCGTCTGATCCCCCTGGCCGGTCTCCTCAGGAGAAGCTGCATCGACGAACTGCCCCAGCTCATCAACGTGTTCAGGGGTGAGATGAGCCTGGTGGGCCCAAGGCCCTGCCTGGAGTACGAGGCCGAAGAGTTCGCACAGTGGCAGAGAAAGCGGTTTCACACCGTGCCCGGCATGACCGGCCTGTGGCAGGTTTCCGGAAAGAATCGTCTGACCTTCAAGGAGATGATGCGCCTCGACATCCGTTACGCCAACCGGAAAAGCGCAGGCATGGATCTGGCCATATCCCTTAAGACCGTTCCGGCCATTCTCGGTCAGGTCAGGGACGCGGTGAAGGCAAAACGTTCCGGTATGTCATCCGCTCCCATAGTAGCACGCGCTGCGCGCAAGTGGTCGCTGAGCGACCTGGTGCGCCAGCTCTTCCTTTAAGTACTTCCACTTACGCAACCAGGCAG comes from bacterium and encodes:
- a CDS encoding sugar transferase, with product MESPAGPSAYHQESDTGRDSGTGFRVQRVEDLIHPDGPPLWKRAYDVFGSSVLLLAFSPILALVAVYIKIVSPGPVFFRQERVGYLGRPFTMIKFRTMRTGSDNVSVHQDYLKDIIGSGDKAMTKLDTGKDDRLIPLAGLLRRSCIDELPQLINVFRGEMSLVGPRPCLEYEAEEFAQWQRKRFHTVPGMTGLWQVSGKNRLTFKEMMRLDIRYANRKSAGMDLAISLKTVPAILGQVRDAVKAKRSGMSSAPIVARAARKWSLSDLVRQLFL